A single Sphingopyxis chilensis DNA region contains:
- a CDS encoding winged helix-turn-helix transcriptional regulator, protein MKDLVSRCPIEEVMQLLSGRWPTLLIYYLSDGTKRFSDLRRDNPAISHRMLTLELRKLEDAGIVRRTEFEGYPRRVEYDLTVDGERLVPLIDALGGWWDSVTAPVVADAPATSRL, encoded by the coding sequence ATGAAGGATCTGGTTTCGCGCTGTCCGATCGAGGAGGTCATGCAGCTGTTGAGCGGCCGCTGGCCGACGCTGCTGATCTATTATCTCAGTGACGGGACCAAGCGGTTCAGCGACCTGCGCCGCGACAACCCTGCGATCTCGCACAGGATGCTGACGCTCGAACTTCGCAAGCTTGAGGATGCGGGGATCGTCCGGCGGACCGAGTTCGAAGGTTATCCGCGGCGGGTCGAATATGACCTGACTGTGGACGGTGAGCGGCTCGTCCCCCTGATCGATGCGCTCGGCGGCTGGTGGGATTCGGTAACCGCGCCGGTCGTTGCCGATGCTCCCGCGACGTCAAGGCTTTGA
- a CDS encoding glutathione S-transferase family protein, with product MEPILIYGFPLGSSMGLVAALEWLGKPYRLCRVDMLGEMREPAYARINARHETPALITDEGKVLTETMAIAHWLAARDDERRISPGPLSAEGDRMRQVMAFINTGFTGAFSPLWVALEMDPPRPALQASLREWGKEAVIQRHDRLEEMAGDGPWLVGDRPTLVDALFIGIARWLEFHEVAKPVRWPKLAALRARLEADPAVVYATALESGESASGSGACRGHVLLADVIERYGA from the coding sequence TTGGAACCGATCCTTATCTATGGCTTCCCGCTGGGAAGTTCCATGGGCCTCGTCGCGGCCCTGGAGTGGCTGGGCAAACCCTATCGCCTCTGCCGCGTCGACATGCTCGGCGAAATGCGCGAGCCCGCCTATGCCCGCATCAACGCACGGCACGAAACGCCGGCGCTGATCACCGACGAGGGCAAGGTGCTGACCGAAACGATGGCGATCGCGCACTGGCTCGCCGCGCGCGACGACGAACGGCGGATCAGCCCCGGCCCGCTGTCGGCCGAAGGCGACCGGATGCGGCAGGTCATGGCGTTCATCAACACCGGATTCACCGGCGCTTTCAGCCCGCTGTGGGTCGCGCTCGAAATGGACCCGCCGCGCCCGGCGCTGCAGGCGTCGCTCCGCGAATGGGGCAAGGAGGCCGTGATCCAACGCCACGACCGGCTCGAAGAAATGGCGGGCGACGGCCCCTGGCTGGTCGGCGACCGGCCGACGCTGGTCGACGCATTGTTCATCGGCATCGCGCGCTGGCTGGAGTTCCACGAAGTCGCCAAACCCGTGCGCTGGCCGAAACTCGCGGCGCTCCGCGCACGGCTGGAGGCCGATCCGGCGGTCGTCTATGCGACCGCGCTAGAAAGCGGCGAAAGCGCGAGCGGCAGCGGCGCCTGCCGCGGCCATGTTCTGCTCGCCGACGTGATCGAGCGGTACGGCGCATGA
- a CDS encoding GFA family protein — translation MDRIETQASGGCQCGAVRYHVAAVLDTSHICHCRMCQKAAGNFFIALIGVPRDAITWTRGQPAWFNSSDKAARGFCRNCGTPLAYDYFESKHINLTTGSFDDPSQFPPRVQFGVEGQLSLFEDLPIKAEGTTEETMAAYVGAIKASNHQHPDHDTEVWPRG, via the coding sequence ATGGACAGGATCGAAACCCAAGCGTCGGGCGGCTGCCAGTGCGGCGCGGTGCGCTATCATGTCGCCGCCGTGCTCGACACCTCGCACATCTGCCATTGCCGCATGTGCCAGAAGGCAGCGGGCAATTTCTTTATCGCGCTGATCGGCGTCCCGCGCGACGCGATAACATGGACGCGTGGGCAGCCCGCGTGGTTCAACAGCTCCGACAAGGCGGCGCGCGGCTTCTGCCGCAACTGCGGGACGCCGCTGGCCTATGACTATTTCGAGAGCAAGCATATCAACCTGACGACCGGGTCGTTCGACGACCCGTCGCAGTTCCCGCCGCGGGTGCAGTTCGGCGTCGAAGGTCAGCTGTCGCTGTTCGAGGATTTGCCGATCAAGGCCGAGGGTACGACCGAGGAAACCATGGCCGCCTATGTGGGCGCCATCAAGGCGAGCAACCACCAGCACCCCGACCATGACACGGAGGTCTGGCCGAGGGGGTGA